A DNA window from Mastacembelus armatus chromosome 11, fMasArm1.2, whole genome shotgun sequence contains the following coding sequences:
- the ccn2b gene encoding CCN family member 2b, whose product MFVETSATVSHLLLIISLTVAQDCSQPCACPAHPPPCSVGTSLVLDGCGCCKVCARQLGEPCSLLEPCDHHKELYCDYALLSDTETGICMAQEGQSCDLGGVIYRSGESFQPSCKHHCVCMNGEIGCVPMCASDIRLPSPDCPYPRRIQIPGKCCEEWACDQTPLDHHYQSVIARASQIHPLPSTDPASDFRQLSSKGPLPESPRDNCIVQTTKWSECSATCGMAISSRVTNDNQRCQLERQTRICMVRPCNSNQEKEIKKGKKCVRTPKAQRGMQFELSGCSSTRLYRPKFCGVCTDNRCCTPHTTFTAEVEFQCPEGDIFTKKMMFIKTCSCHHDCPQDNDIFLVSHTRRMTGDYDNDM is encoded by the exons ATGTTTGTTGAAACTTCAGCCACAGTCTCTCATCTCCTGCTTATTATCTCATTG ACAGTGGCCCAGGACTGTTCCCAGCCCTGTGCCTGCCCTGCACACCCCCCACCCTGCTCAGTGGGGACCAGCCTGGTGCTGGATGGCTGTGGTTGCTGTAAGGTGTGTGCCAGACAGCTGGGGGAGCCCTGCTCTCTTCTGGAGCCGTGTGACCATCACAAGGAGCTCTACTGTGACTACGCTCTGCTGAGTGACACGGAGACTGGCATCTGCATgg CTCAAGAGGGTCAGTCATGTGACCTGGGTGGAGTGATCTACCGCAGTGGCGAATCCTTTCAGCCCAGCTGTAAGcaccactgtgtgtgcatgaatggaGAGATTGGTTGTGTGCCAATGTGTGCCAGTGACATCCGGCTGCCCTCGCCTGATTGTCCATACCCACGTCGTATCCAAATCCCTGGGAAATGCTGTGAGGAATGGGCATGTGACCAGACACCTCTGGACCACCACTACCAGTCAGTGATTGCTA GAGCATCTCAGATTCACCCTCTGCCCTCTACTGATCCTGCCTCAGACTTTAGACAACTGTCTTCTAAGGGACCATTACCAGAGAGTCCCAGGGATAACTGTATAGTTCAGACTACAAAGTGGAGTGAGTGCTCAGCCACCTGTGGCATGGCCATCTCATCCCGCGTCACCAATGACAACCAGCGTTGCCAGCTGGAGAGGCAGACCAGGATCTGCATGGTCCGACCCTGTAACAGCAACCAGGAGAAAGAAATCAAG AAGGGGAAGAAATGTGTCCGGACGCCAAAGGCCCAGCGAGGGATGCAATTTGAGCTGTCAGGCTGCTCCAGCACCAGGTTGTACAGACCAAAGTTCTGCGGTGTCTGTACAGACAATCGCTGCTGCACGCCTCACACCACATTCACAGCTGAGGTGGAGTTCCAATGTCCAGAGGGCGACATCTTCACGAAGAAGATGATGTTCATCAAGACCTGCTCCTGCCATCATGACTGTCCACAAGATAATGACATCTTCCTGGTGTCGCACACTCGGAGGATGACTGGGGACTATGATAACGATATGTGA